The DNA window GCGTTGAGTATATAAGAATGTGAATCGAGATTTCTAGAATCATGAAACGCCGAGGCCATTGTAGGGGACTGGAGTTCGTGTGTCTTCTGGATATCTCTAGAAGAACTTCTTTCTGGATTATAGGATTTTCTAGTACAGGggatatacaaaataaatttcaaacaaagtaTTTATGGCtggtttttgaaatttaaattatagttaaatatatttctattaaatcataatttatatcaaatattttcttaaatttctaactattttttctttcaaaaaccAACTATAGAGATATATTTGTTTCTTTAATAGTTaactaaatgtatatatatattgacttatttgaaaattaatattttatcacataatcagttttgaaaattagtaaaatgaaagtgattttgttttaatataaatatgtcgtgaataagataaaatattggatgaattttattttctttataaaatttaatttttttaagataaaaattaggtgaaatatatatataatttttttttttaatttgaatcaaGTTATGAAAAagaattttgatcattttttttaaaaacaaatatgatttgttttaattttaaaactaatttgtaGCACATAagtatatatacattttttttctttatgtttcatgaattttgaaaataaaattcaatacataaatataattaattaaattcttattatttcatttagaattatcttaaaaataactCTTTACTTACTATTGAGATTTCGGACaatatgtaatttatatatttgttaacatTTGTTTTAGTTCAAAGAAATCGCGaagttaaaaaaatctaaataattttttattttataaaataacaataaatatgtCCGTTAAGACGACGAATTCATCGGTTTTGGATAAAACTTCAAATcgctaaaattttgatatttcgaGCTCGATATAACACAATTCAAAATATGAATATCATCGGATAAAAGCAACCCAAATTCAAACTCTATAAGATAGCAAATGCCCTAATATAAGAACATACTAAATTTATCAACATATTACACATCTTGATGCCAAATCATTACATAAGACAATGATGTTCTTCATATCAAGTGTATCATCAATAGTGGTTTCTTCATATGCACAAAACTCCATTTTGTTGGATTCGATGAAAATCTTTTTAGCTTGGAAGTAGTTAGGAATTAAGATTGACATGATACAATACAAGATATTCATGCAAGCATAGCATATATTGATTCATGGACAAAACTTATGCTGGCAGAATCATCCCCTCCTTTTGTTGCTTTATGCTCCAATGTTCTTCATATTCAACTTTTAACACTGAAAGTAAAAGTTTGGTTAGTTTATGTTTTGATtcaaggttaaaaaataaaaataaaactgacCTGGGTTTTTCATCCTCAGTCTCTGCAGAATTTAGAGCTGTGAGCTTCCCAAAAGATTCCTTAGCATCCCCAAAGAAGTCCTTCACTTTATCAAGTACTGTCTTTAGCTTGTCTTGTGTTGGGAGCTGaaatttttattaagatttaatttgattcagcttattggATATTCACTATCAATGAGATATGCTAAATCACTAAGCTTATTTAGAGTTTTTTCAGGTGCAAACTACTATAAAAGCAATCCTAACTTATTCTCGCTGAATCAAACCAGCACTAAGTTGTCATACAACAATTTCTAATAATACTTTCTTTATGGAGTTGAAAATGAGTCtgaagtgtttccaaatggtaATAAGTTATCGGGATTACTCAATTACCTCGATAACACCTGAAGAGGTAAGTGCTGATCTAACATTGTTATTTTCCTGCACAGATAAACCAAACCAACATCATCCATGAAACAATCTGTTTAAAcatcaatcaatcaaaaaaCCAAAATGAGGgtataaatataattacaaCAAGCTTGTAGCCATATCTAAACtcagttgctgttctcaacacTTTGTGTTGCTTAACCGCCGTCTTCTGTACCTCCTTCTCATCCTGTTAGTTCCATTCATCACGAATCattaatcatcatcatcatcatcagttgggtttttgatttattaagaatgaaGGAACAAACATACTCTGTAAATAACAGCAGCAAGATTCCTACTAAGGGTGtctttgtaaatatattttccCAAAAAGTTATCTTTTGCTGATACCATAATCTTTGCAGTTGTACCTCCAGTTATAATACTAAGAGGATACCATAGATTTACCTGTAAACAACACAACCCATCAATTTCTCTCAACTGTTTTCAATAATTTACAACAGAATTTACAACTAACGTTGGCCATGCGGATGAAGACAACAAATTTAGGATTGCCATCGTCTTCCATCTTGGGCAAAGGGGGAGGTGGCGGGCGTTGAAACTGACGAGACATCATCCCTTTCTTTCCCTTGGCTTCAATTACCAGTAGGTGTTGTCGTTTCGGCTCCTGAAGGGATTTTTGGGATGCTCGTGAGGAGACAAAGGAATGTCTAATAAGGGTTTCGTCGTATGTTCTTGAATTCGACATTGGTAGACGAATCAGTGCGTTCAAAGACATACCCACTTCCATTTTTACCACGTCTATCAGTTTCTCTTCCCTGTGTCGatgggttattttgattgttctTCAGGACTGCGAGGTGGAGCACTGGACAGATCGCACAAAATTGAGTGATGGCAAAAGTTGGATCGGGTTAGCTTATCCAAATTCAGACATTTTCACAATAAACAGAAATACAAAAATGGAAAGATTACAAATAGATCCCTGAACTTTCTTTAGATATTGATTAACttgatattttgtaaaaataatcatttttattgttatttttgtaaattataagGAAAAAAACACTGatctcaaataattatatatattaacaatagacctcatttttattgtaattgGACATTCAACTCTCTGATGACATTGGGTTAGAGATCAATCGATTTATTATATTCTATCAAAATATTCACCTTCAAATCAAAAATAGTTAGTTCAGAAAAGTAAAACCATTCACTGTTAATCTCCGTTGATttctcaaagaaaaaaaaaatcaattttgttCTCACCCGTGGGAACTCTTGGGAACTCTTGAATAATCTTTTCCATTTATTAGTTTTTacatagaaataaaaataaaatgccCATAATTTTAAGCATTTACTTGATCTGGTTAGGTATAAGAGATTTTCTTTTATTAGGATAAGAGGAATATTATGgatcaatatacaataaaaatatctctCAACCAATCATATTATGACATGTGTCAACTAAGACAGAAAGACGACAATGCATGACAAATCTGTCCAATGATTCTCGGGTCGGTGAACATGGATCCGACTTGCATCCTCCTGGATCCAAGATGAAGGCATGTGAGTACAATACCACTCTCATTCCTTATATATAGTTTCTTTCGAGCCCTaacaaactaattttaattcatGTGAacgaagaaataaaagaagttaaatacaataaaataaaatagaagtaATAATAATGAGAAGATGATACATGGCAATACCTCGTGAATGAATTATCCTCATGTCTGACTTCCACACTCTATATAACAATTATAATCCGTCTAGTGAACTCAAAACAAACCGAATAAA is part of the Impatiens glandulifera chromosome 1, dImpGla2.1, whole genome shotgun sequence genome and encodes:
- the LOC124922256 gene encoding protein HHL1, chloroplastic, which produces MEVGMSLNALIRLPMSNSRTYDETLIRHSFVSSRASQKSLQEPKRQHLLVIEAKGKKGMMSRQFQRPPPPPLPKMEDDGNPKFVVFIRMANVNLWYPLSIITGGTTAKIMVSAKDNFLGKYIYKDTLSRNLAAVIYRDEKEVQKTAVKQHKVLRTATEFRYGYKLVENNNVRSALTSSGVIELPTQDKLKTVLDKVKDFFGDAKESFGKLTALNSAETEDEKPSVKS